The following are encoded in a window of Microbacterium sp. LWO13-1.2 genomic DNA:
- a CDS encoding metalloregulator ArsR/SmtB family transcription factor, with protein MTTGTLVPMFAALGDETRWSILAALGEGDASASALAGRLPVTRQAIAKHLAVLQEVGLVEPVRVGREVRFRVIGAELSATAQRLDMIGRDWDRRLAVIKEIAEGL; from the coding sequence GTGACCACAGGCACCCTGGTTCCGATGTTCGCGGCACTCGGCGACGAGACCCGGTGGAGCATCCTGGCGGCGCTCGGCGAGGGGGATGCTTCGGCATCCGCCCTTGCCGGGCGCCTCCCGGTCACCCGCCAGGCCATCGCGAAGCACCTCGCAGTGCTGCAGGAAGTCGGTCTGGTCGAGCCCGTTCGCGTCGGCCGGGAGGTGCGGTTCCGGGTGATCGGCGCTGAACTCAGCGCCACCGCGCAGCGGCTCGACATGATCGGCCGCGACTGGGACCGCCGTCTCGCCGTGATCAAGGAGATCGCGGAAGGGCTGTAG
- a CDS encoding SRPBCC domain-containing protein has translation MTENEASVVDESTFSVRRTIRIAATPDKVWQAVTEPEYISRWFGQAVLDGAGVGATGTLTFPEYGSIPLRIEAREEPNLIAYRWGNDDALGGPTADLEGGSTVFTFTLEAVEGGTQLTVVETGFDRTSDPIANLESHRTGWDEELDKLVALLEGAS, from the coding sequence ATGACTGAAAACGAGGCATCCGTCGTCGATGAGAGCACCTTCTCGGTGCGCCGGACGATCCGCATCGCCGCCACCCCCGACAAGGTGTGGCAGGCCGTGACCGAGCCGGAGTACATCTCTCGCTGGTTCGGCCAGGCCGTGCTCGACGGTGCCGGCGTCGGCGCCACCGGAACGCTGACGTTCCCCGAGTACGGTTCGATCCCGCTGCGGATCGAGGCCCGCGAAGAGCCGAACCTCATCGCCTACCGCTGGGGCAACGACGATGCACTCGGCGGCCCGACCGCCGACCTCGAGGGCGGCTCGACCGTCTTCACCTTCACGCTCGAAGCGGTCGAGGGCGGCACGCAGCTCACCGTCGTCGAGACCGGCTTCGACCGCACCTCCGACCCGATCGCGAACCTCGAGAGCCACCGCACCGGATGGGACGAAGAGCTCGACAAGCTCGTCGCCCTGCTCGAAGGTGCCTCGTGA